In Rhipicephalus sanguineus isolate Rsan-2018 chromosome 1, BIME_Rsan_1.4, whole genome shotgun sequence, the DNA window tagacgcctacgtctgggtgttctcgtgatcgcctccttaatttagtgtagaccaaaattggcgtgggagggtaagacgatttcacgaatatgactgtcgggtcacgacatgaataacgtgaaaatcctgtcgcgtacgtcctcaaaccctttcctccagacacgtgtggcacatatccgtttaccacgggccgtggcgtacaagtatgcgccacaagtgaatGACAGTTTATTCCAACCAAGGAACGGAAGAACAGAAATTGGTAATacaaatacgagagcgttaagaaaagccgacatcggcaacgctgactcaacgaatgcaaagaataaaatttagaattccagcaggaatcgaaccgaaggaatctgcgtggcagtcaggtattctgccacagagccacgacaggtcttgaaactgcgttggaaaaacaccctatgcaagcgtaatgtctgctcaacgtcagttgtggctgcagtgcttgctatctaattttatagcaaagcaataaacgttacatatgtactcctataatacaggcgtcatgtcgggttaaatcaattgtggttccagtattggctccgcttttatagcagtctaataaatgttacatttgtatttttatgattcagaaaacctatattcaagcgttgctcgaccccggagtgatacgctaacgaaagttacgcatgattaGAAaaatgagcgagttggtattgattcatacttagggctgtgcagcgctcacaaaacgGGACCAGCGACAGAAGAAATGCCCACgacaagcgctttttttttctagagaaTGTGGGCTTGGGCTCACATTCTTTACACTTTGCGAATGTCTATGCTCCATCTCGTATAGACTGGGCTATTAAAGAAGACCAAAAAAATAATCCTCAATCAGGGAACTTGGAGCGCGGAAACAGacaaaagacgacgaagaactacacaacacgagctcgtgttgtgtagttcttcgtcgtcttttgtCTGTTTCCACGCTCCCAGTTCACTGagtgaatatgtaccaactagcccaattatcgATCTTTCTTCGAAAAATTATCAACATACGGTACACATGACCTACCATGCCATCTAAGCGCTCAGCGAACCAGCTATCTACCCTGCTCAAAAAATTTCACTGAGTACTGGGGCCAGCCTAGACAACACAGACGGCACTTTTCTGTATGTACAGGCACGGCCGGACAAGAAAAGCGCGGGAGCGTTaggtcttacggccttcgcaatcgAGTTCAACACAATGGTAGCGTTTCTCCTCTGTTAGCGCCACTGTTCAACGCGAGGGGCGCAGCGACCCTGCCGTAGGTATAGGCgttcttgcttgctgcttgccgagaacatagaagaaaaaagaaacacgagcGCACGCTCGCGTCAACTTTTGCGTGGACCGCAGTCGCGAACGCAATGGCAGGGTAGCAGCGACAACACGGTGCCGCGGCGGGAGGTGGAAACAGACGCATTGCGAAGACCGTAAGTGggaacgctcgcgcgcctttccagtccggccgtggtacaGGTTGCCTTCATGTTGTACAAAGGTAGACCGAAGGTAAACGGACAGGAGTTCAAGAAAGGTATCTACTGAAATTTTACATCTCTCATAAAATGCATACTCATCATTCAAGTCCCAAATGTGCATTTTGACACTCTTCATAAGTTCATCGTGTGCGAGCGAGTAGAGGAGGTCTTCAACATGAACGCTGATGCCCTGGCAATTCCTTGGGTTGTTTTCTCTCAAAACGTTTGTCACTTCTAAGGAATTAGCTACCCGAAAGGGGTCTTCGATGTGCAGGGAGGCTAGCCTTTTCAGTAACGATTGCGCTGAAAGGAATGTCTGCCTTGGGGGTTTTAGCTGAAAAGAAAACTTCCAGGAAACCTATGCCCGCCTTCTTTACTCCCGCTGCCAATTTTTCTAACTTTAAGCCGGTTAACAGCGCCAAAGAACTTTTCTTCACTTTTGACAGTTTTTCATTAGACTGCACAAAATTCTTTTCGATGGCTTGTTCCGCTTTGCGCTTGTACAAGGCCTGTGGTAGAATCACGAATAAACCTTCTTTATCTGCCGTTGTCAGCCTATGACCTTCATTCAGAAGAAATTTGACAACCGAAGACGGATTCACTGACTTACGTTCCTTACCATGAGTTCTCTTTACGACTTCCACACACTCGATCACGCAGCGAGGTGGAAGGCGCATGATACTCACGTcgtcgcaccataaagtgcactttgtttcgataatactgacgtatgggctcacgttacgtcaggccacaggttaccctttaaacgccagtattgtcgacgtccctggtaagcccacgatgtgtaaacaacaactacacttacaaaaacacgtcgatatacctcgtaacgtttggctcaaagccaaaaaatgcagcatagaactactcgctgattgcttagCATGACACCGATTCTCACAAGCCATGGGAtcagccgaatttttttcatttcgccttATATATGCTTTTGCAGTAGAACTTGATATGGCaaagcacacgcacatacaaacaaaataggcgtaaaacTCTTGTTGACTAATCGTATTTCACTGAAGTCAGTACGGTTACAAAGTGTCTAGTGCGCTTACAAACAGTTTACTAATGGACTAACCATTCGAGTTGGTACTATTAACTAACCACGTAGCCAATTTTACGGACCATcgttttactaccttcacttataAAGAGGTTTGTGCTTTGTGTGACAAGTTAACGCTTaatatttagttagtgaatacgCCGATCCTTTTTTAAAGTGATAATTAGAGTAGTCCTTAAGTTTCTCCTTTTAATTAGTTGCTGGTATGTTCAGATTCCTGACGAGCAAGTAATTCGCGTCTCTTGCAAATGCACGCAAAAGAACGCACAAAAACGCTTTTTGTTGCACGCGATTCGTTGAAAAATTACATAAAGGTTGCGTTCATACATGGAAATAAAGACTTACAAAAATTGTCATGAAAGTATCAAGGCACAGACTCCGTTGTAAACACCTTCTTCTTCTTGACCGTTCTCTCAGGCCTCTTGCCGACCGAGTCGGACGGCTCGATTTGGCAGCTGGTTGAACGTAGGGGATGCTTTCGGGCTGGCCGGTTCTTTTTGGCAAGTCGGGGTGCGTTGCGGTTGCCAGCCTCATGGTTCTGGGTCTGCTGAGTCAGGGTGCGGAATAACCCAAGAGAATTCCACCGCTGCGCCGAAATGGCCTCCGCAATCGCAACCAGAACGGAAACAACCCTCCAGAAAGGCCTGCTAGACCTGGTCGTCGACAAGAAAACCAAGAGAGAATAAGTCCGCGGCAAGTTGGTCGGCAAGGGTGGATTTGCGTAATGATACGAGTTAACGGACTAGGCCACCAACGCCAAAGGGGTCTCCAAGGCACTTCTTGTCAAGACGCACCAGAAAGAAAAGATGGCCCAGGAAATTCAAATCCATGGCAGCCTCAATCACAAGCACATTGTAGCTTTCAAGAGTTACATGGAAGATAAACAAAAGCGATTACATCATCCTGGAGCTTTCGAGCCGGCGCAGTCTTATGGAAATGCACAGGCGTCGCAAGATGCTGACAGGGGCCGAGGCACGACACAGAGGAGGGTTCGGCCGTCCACTCCCACTAGCGCGTTCCTAAGCTCTTCCTTGTATTCCTTGTGCTTGCCATTTTGCGTGTACCCTCAGGCCAAACCGAAGTCCTTGAGGTACACTTTGCCTTCATCACCTTTGCCAAAGCGAATTAGTaaggtggacgccttcacataGGTATGGCTGGACTCGTGGCCGTCCACTCCCGGTAGCGCCTTCCTGATATCTTCCTTGTATTCCTTGTGCTTGCTATTTTGCGTGTACCGACAGGCCAAACAAACGACCTTGAGGTACACCTTGCCTTCATCGCCTTTGCCAAAAGCATGCAGTAGGGTGGACGCCTTCACATAGGCATGGCTGCACTCGTGGCTGTGGGTTATCACTCTCATGCTGAGGCTGAAGGCCGCCTTGAAGGAAAGGGCCAGTTGAGCACCTTCAGCGAGTCCTCTCGAATCGTTTTGATGGCCATGAACCTGTTTTGACCATGTTCTGTTTGAGGGACCCAGAAGTTCGAAAACAGGGCACGCGAGAAAGCCACACAACATCCGCAGAGgtgcttcgtcttcttcttctcctttttcCCCCAGAAGCAGGTAAGGAAATATCCCACTACATGTAAGCGTTCATCATTATCGAATGTTGCGTATCAACATATCTGCTTCTGTTAACCTCGCAATATGGCCTCTGAGTTGGTTGGTTACTTCCCAGAAGAATAGCTCAACGCACcaagggggatcggccatgaatcgtgcaGCAGTAGTAAGACACTCGCAAACGAGGGTCAGTATAGTATGTAgctgtattatttatttatttacttattgatttatttatgcaAAATGCCTTACCGAAGAATTGGGGGCATTGGTTGAGCGGTGGTTGTACTAATCATAAAAATAACATTGCCCATCATTATACAGTGAGGAAAACAAAAGAACGCAATTTCAAACATGCGAGATATTCACTCTATTACAAAAATGCTACCGAAAAGTAAATGCCAGTTCTTAGAAAACATATACTTATAAAAATGGAAAgaacacaaaatatttttaatgggaccgacaaccaattttcatggtacctagcttcttcagcgcagcggaaagctcaccagtcagagtgcctaatcacggaatggtaacgtgggaAATGCGGCGAAACATTTGTAATAAGAATTTTttcatctgcggcgaatatgaagtcattatacacacgagacaacatatgctgcaaacagtgagcgcgagagcggttcgtgttcgagcgcggtgagttactgcgcatgcgtgcacttcgcgagcatgcgccgcggctcgacatggtccactggcggccgcgaaggcagcgccgcttctcaccgtgcagctccttttacctcgtacgcagcacagaattgagtggggctgtataataactttgaggactaattatggcactcatgacagcatcagactacttacagcaaagtgaccgacttcatattccagcttcaaggctcttccgctaagCTGCGCGACATTCCGGTTTCTGTTGCGTttacacacgatttaaaaatataaatcctactcgcaacgcgaaaagTATGCTGGAATCGGTTACTAtattttacggtcttttcatttataccagTATCTAATCCcgcgttctggccagttgtcggtccctttaaatactgatttgtataaaatttataaagcCACCCAAATATATTATATTAAACCGCCGAATTCCCCTTTGTTGTTTGAGCCATGGTATCTAGGCGAAGCAGCACAATGAAAATGAAGAATGAAGAATGAGATGGAAGCTAGTCTTAATATGCAAGGAAATTTCTATATTAAAATGAAGCAAGAAGATACTAAAAGTTTTATGTAAACACGTAAAAAGAAGTCAAGGGCCGAATGCAAACCATTCGTTCATTAAAGAATTCGAGTTAAACTGGTGACGGAATTTTCCCTAATTGAGATCGTCCACTGGGACATCGGGAAGGTCTTTGCACAATAGGGTGGCGCGTGGAAGAGCACCGAGGCCTCAACAGCATCTGATCTGGCGGTTAATCGTGATTTCATTGATAAATCACGTCCGCATGCTGTGGACACACCCTGTGCGTTGTGTGGCGCGCAACGCATGAGCATGCCTCAGCGCAACCCGTTTCTTCGCGTACAGGTCGTTGCTGCTGTGAAGCAGCGttgagttgattgattgattgattgattgattgattgattgattgattgattgattgattgattgattgattgattgattgaagcctaccaattttggtggcacatacccactctgggggattggccaagaaaaattattgtagcctatggatgataattacattaattttTTTACCTCCCTATTACAAAAGTAGAAAAAAGAACCCTCAAGTCTCGTCTTCATTCTCCCGAGTATCAGCCCCACAACCGAAGCCTAAGCGATAATAATGAGGATGTCCAGATGTTAAGATGAAGTGTATTAATAGTTGTCACACTGCCTAATTACTAAGCGAGCTCGTTCTTCTAATCTAATTGTGCTACAAATATCATGTATTGTACTTGCTATTGTCCATGATCGTGGTGCCTCCATGTCACAACTGTTAATACTGTCAGGTGATATCGAGCAAGTTCCCGCACTTAGTAGGCAATCTGCACAGGGCCATGTGCTCACCGAGtcttattaacagcgaagctatttaaggGCACAGGATAGACCCTATACCCTCTCATGTAATTTAATGCTTCTTTATTACCAATTTTTCCTGAAACTATTAATATGTAAAGCAATCGGGtttactttattttatttgtcAGCGTCGCAATGAAGTTAGAATTACTATTGTACTTAAACTGTTGAcatttttgtgattttttttgcgcAGAAATCAAACTTTGTCATTAATTCTTAAAtaaaactgcaacaaaatgaaTCATATCACGCATACGTCGACCATTCCAGTTCAGTAGCTTTGTATTGATGCTTAAGTGATTCTGCTTATATGCAGTCTTCTGTATTTTCAAGTTATCCTGATAATGggggaaatgtaaaaaaaaaattgatttcgtGCTACTGAGAGTTCATGTCACAACTGTTGTTACTGTCAGGTGATATCGAGCCAAATCCCGGACCTAATAAGTGCTCTGCTGCGGGCGATATGCTCACCGAGTCTGATTCGTTAGAAGCCTTGAAGTAACCCAAGGATGGACAATCGCAGCTTCTCTCCGAGGTCAAACTGATTCTAGCTAAAGAGGTCAATTATGACAGCACATTAAGCGACACTTAACAAAGACTTGCCAAAATTGTGGAGGACTGCTGCTTGCCTGGCACAATCAAGTCTTAGGTGTAAATGGCGCAAGCGCTAACAGATAGCAACACAGCAAGATTACAGCTCTTTTAAGGCGTCTGGATGACGCGAAGGATCGTGGGCATTTTCGAACCTGGTGTTGTTTGGGCTAGATTATCTAAAACACGAAAACTGGGAGGAATAGAGATATAGAGTAAGAGACAGGAAGGGGCGGAAGCGGAAAATAGAGAGAGCGATAGAAGGGAAAAGGAAGAGCAGGGAACGTGACATAAAATCTCGTAACTCcagccacgtgacatgttcccgcaaaACCACGTAACACTCTTAATTCTTACATCCTGATACGCTCTAAAAATATGCGGCGCGCACGAGCGGGCGACCCCACCCCGCCAGTAAAAGCATGCATTTATTTCCGCAGGCAGGTAGCGCACTCTCCAGCACTCCTCTTGGCGTATTTCGCGCGATGGAGAATGCCGGCGCGTTTCACCTCCACTTGAGCTGCGTTCATGATGTACGTAGCTGAACGCAGCGGAACGCAGCGATGAAAGAGGCGGAACGTATACACCCGTCCAGCTTCTAATAATAggaatattatctggggtttaacgtcccaaaaccacaatatgattatgagaggcgccgttgtggagggctccggaaaattcgaccacctggggttctttaacgttcacctaaatctaagtacacgggcctcaaacattttcgcctccatcgaaaatgccgccgctgcGGCCAGGCATCGatccccgaccttcgggtcagcagtcgagccctaTAGCCACTAGACCAGCGCTCCGGCGCTCCCGTCCAGCTTCTGTTAGAGTAGATGGTGCGAGCACGGAAGTATTGATAttctgtgtgtggtgtgtgtgtgtgttgtgtgtgtggtgtgtgtgtgtgtgtgtgggtgtgtgtgtgtgtgtgtgtgtgtgtgtgtgtgtgtgggtgtgtgtgtgtgtgtgtggtgtgtgtgtgtgtgtgtgtctctcgcTTTTAGTCCGTTCATGCCTCTATATACGTTGTTCTTAAGCTTACTTATCATGTTAATTAATTAAAGTAGTGGTTAATAATTGGTGTAACAAGCCATGCCATTTCttaggatttcttagcgaaccctaggcactttgagcgtttctatctatctatctatctatctatctatctatctatctatctatctatctatctatctatctatctatctatctatctatctatctatctatctatctatctagacgcctacgtctgggtgctctcgtgatcgcctccttaacttggtgtaaaccaaaattggcgtgggagggttaGACGACTTGACGTATATGACTgtcttgtcatgacatgaataacgtgacaatcctgtcgcgtacgtcatcaaacccttccctccggacacgtgtggcacatacccatttaccacgggccgcggtgtacgcgtACGCGCCACAACTGAATGACAGTTATTCCAACCAAGGaaaggcaagaacagacattggaaaTACAAAtacgaaagcgttaagaaaagccgacatcggcaacgctgactcaacgaatgcaaaaattaaaatttaggattccagcaggaatcgaaccgaaggaATCTGcttggcattcaggtattctgccacagagccacgacaggtcCTGAAACTGCCTTGCTCCTGAAACTGCCTCGGCAGCAAAGCCACCGGAGCAGATTGTATCCTAGGCGTTCCATGTCGGCCCTTCGCGAGTGCACGCCAATGTCGGCGTCCCGACTCGTGAACTCGGTGGTGCCGTCGTACGCCTTCCTGAAATCTTCCTTGTATTCCTTGGGCTTGCCATTTTGCGTGTACCGACAGGCCAAACCAAAGTCCAGGAGATACATCCTGTCTTCACTGCCTTCGCCGAAAACAAGTAGCCGGCTGTGTGCCTTCACATCGGCGTGGATGGGCTCGTAGCTGTGGACACCCTCCAAAACGTCGATCACGAGCATGCCGAGGCTGGATGTGGTTTTCGATGCAGGCATCTTGCCCTGCCGGTCCAGAATCTTCTGAAGGACTTCTCCAAACATATCCGTGGTTATGAACCGGTACTTGGCGCCGTTATATTCATTGGGCTCGCAACATCGGAAACGGGACATGGCAGGAAGCTGCACCACCTCaaatcagtagtagtagtattagtagtagtagcctatactgcatggctcatacccactctgggttggttggttggttccttaggggaatagctcaacccactacgggggatcggccacgaagcgtgcggcagtagactttgtgaaaaaataaattaaaatggGGGATTGGCCGAAAAGtcatacggtacgaagaactttatttaaagatcctattaaaaaaaagattctagagcgtcgtcttcttctgcttctttccCAGGCACAGGTAAGGATATATTCCACTATATATCTACcctttcatcatcatcgaacGTCGcgtgaaatttatttatttatttatttaattatttatttacttatgaaAAATACCCTACAGGTCCCGAAATATAGGCATCGGCTaaggcagtggttctcagccacggATGTTACGGGGCCCCACGTGGACCgctggaagtgatgagggacgcCTTTCAGTGAGAGAAAgtgagagaagggggggggggggggctcataaaTAATACAACATGCAGCCTGCAATAGGTACTTTTTATTTCtgcctgacaaaaaaaaatggtcaaactaaagtgccacgcaaATCAATCTCAAGAGCCTGCAATAAGTTGCACGGTCTGCAGTCACATTCAaactgtttctagctatgtttgctcttcaaatatgcaagcctagataAAGTAatatgctcgcgtgcatatgttgtagaaaactgcaacaaaagctttacagtcCTCTCATGGAGGAGGGGACACATAAGTTAGTTCTGCTGCATTGCAATAaattatgcggtgaagcatatcaaTAACAGTAGGGGTCGCTGTCATGGGACAGTGTGCCTactaaaaggttttttttttttttttaaggatgaGTTTTGCGGACTCCAAACATTTCGGAACAG includes these proteins:
- the LOC119402537 gene encoding serine/threonine-protein kinase VRK1-like codes for the protein MSRFRCCEPNEYNGAKYRFITTDMFGEVLQKILDRQGKMPASKTTSSLGMLVIDVLEGVHSYEPIHADVKAHSRLLVFGEGSEDRMYLLDFGLACRYTQNGKPKEYKEDFRKAYDGTTEFTSRDADIGVHSRRADMERLGYNLLRWLCCRGSFRSKAVSGPVVALWQNT